The following DNA comes from Polynucleobacter necessarius.
GGGCGATCCAATCAAGTCGGATTTAAATACTCCCGAAAACCTACATCGCTTCAAGATGGGTGAGTTTCCAATCGGTAGTGAAATTATTCCGAACCACTATAACCAAATTCCCGGTTTTCGCATTCGGGAACATCACTTCGTACCTGGGTTTCCGATGATGGCTTTGTGCTTGGATACCCACTATAAAGACCTTTTTCATCAAGAAAATTGGGCTGAACAGAGTTTTATTGTGCCCAATGGCATCGAATCCACGTTGACCTCTTTGATGGAGCGTATTGAGGCTAACTTCCCTTGAGTGCAGGTCTTTAGTCTGCCGTCGGTGGGGGATGTCACCAAGGGGGCGTATGCCCAGCGCCACATCGCATTGGGCATCAATGGCAATGCCAACTTGCTAGCAAGTGCATGGATAGCCCTGCGTACAGGAACCCAGGACCTCGGTTACGAAATCCACGATATCAGTTCTCAATTTGCACTAAAAAGGTGCAAATTGAGGTAGTTTTGGCTGCTTGAGTGGTATTTCAGCACTTAACAGTGCGATAATGAGAGTTTCCAGTTGTTTGCTTCAGTAAATTACATACATCTATTGGGCATGTTTGATGCCTGGAATCAACAAGGGCGTATGCCTTAAGTTTTGATTCCGAATTTAGTTAATAAGAGGGGATTTGCATGACGAAGGCCGTCGCTGATGTGATGAAGTTAGTTAAAGAGAAAGAGTGTACTTTTGTTGATTTCCGCTTTGTGGACACAAAGGGCAAAGAACAGCACACGACAGTTCCCATCTCTGCTTTTGACGAAGATAAATTTGAGAGCGGTCATGCATTTGACGGTTCTTCTATCGCTGGCTGGAAGGGTATTGAGGCTTCAGATATGTTGCTCAAACCAGATCCAACAGCGGCTTACATCGATCCATTCTATGAAGAGCCAACCTTGGTTTTGACATGTGATGTGATTGAGCCGGCTGATGGTAAAGGTTACGATCGTGACCCACGTTCTATCGCTAAGCGCGCAGAAGCCTACCTCAAGAGCACTGGTTTAGGCGATACAGCTTACTTTGGTCCAGAGCCAGAGTTCTTTATTTTTGACGGTGTTCGTTGGGGCGCTGATATGCAGGGCTGCTTCGTGAAGATTGAATCTGAGGAAGCTCCATGGTCTTCTGCTGCTGAAATCGACGGGGGTAACACTGGCCATCGTCCAGGCAAAAAAGGTGGCTATTTCCCAGTTGCCCCAGTAGATACATTCCAAGATATGCGTTCTGAAATGTGTTTGATTCTCGAATCACTGGGTATTCCAGTGGAAGTGCATCACCATGAAGTTGCTGGCCAAGGTCAAAACGAATTGGGCACTAAGTTCAGCACATTAGTAGAGCGTGCTGACTGGACTATCTGGCAGAAATACGTGATTCAAAACGTAGCTCATGCTTACGGTAAAACAGCAACATTTATGCCTAAGCCTGTAGTTGGTGATAACGGTTCTGGTATGCACGTTCACCAATCTATTTGGAAAAATGGCGAGAACTTGTTTGCGGGTAACGGTTATGCAGGTTTGTCAGAGTTTGCATTGTTCTACATCGGCGGCATTATTAAGCATGCCAAGGCATTGAATGCGATTACCAATCCAGGCACAAACTCATACAAGCGTTTGGTGCCGGGCTTTGAGGCTCCAGTGAAGTTGGCGTACTCAGCACGTAACCGTTCTGCGTCTATCCGCATTCCACACGTTTCCAATCCTAAGGGTCGTCGTATTGAAACTCGCTTCCCTGATCCATTGGCAAACCCATACCTCTGTTTTGCGGCATTGATGATGGCTGGTTTGGATGGTGTTCAGAACAAGATTCATCCAGGCGAAGCTGCTGACAAGAACTTGTATGACTTGCCACCAGAAGAGGACGCAAAGATTCCAACCGTATGCGCGAGTTTGGAAGAGGCATTGGAAGAATTGAAGAAAGATCATGAGTTCTTGACTCGTGGTGGTGTATTCATTGAATCCATGATTGATGCATATATCAATTTGAAGATGGAAGATGTCACACGTTTCCGTATGACAACTCACCCAATCGAATTTGATATGTACTACTCTCTGTAAGCGAAGGAGAGAACTTGAGCGCATGTCTGTTGCGCAATTCGTTCAAAGGAGCGGCTTCGGCTGCTCCTTTGTTTTCGACATTGCGTGATCAGATGCCTAATGCCATTGTGGTATTTGAGGCTGAGACCCAACAATTGGTGTACGTGAACCCGGCTGCTGAGTCAGCTTTGGATCTTTCGCGTAAATCACTTGAGGGTCAAGCTGTGCACAATTTATTTGGCGATAACCTCGCTTTGGTTGGCATGATTAGCGAGGTGAAGCAAAACCATTTCTTGGCGCAACGCCAAGAAATGGTTTTGCTTCACTACATGGCAGTATTCATCAAGATTCCATTCCTGCGCATGTAGTAGTGGCAGCCTTGGAGGATACCACCCTCATCATGATGGCGTGGTTTCCAATTGACCAGCAATTGCGGAGCGAGCGTGATGAACGCGTGACCCAGCAAGTCGAAGCAAATAAACAGTTAATGCGTAATTTGGCGCATGAGATTAAAAATCCTTTGGGTGGAATTCGTGGAGCAGCTCAGCTGTTAGAGTTTGAGCTACCTGAAAAAGGTTTGCGTGCATATACCCAAGTCATTATTCAAGAATCAGACCGTCTGCAAATTTTGGTAGATCGTATTTTGACGCCGCATCGCAAAGCGCATGTGATGGAATCCTTTAATGTGCATGAAGCGCTGGAGCGAGTGCGCAGCTTAGTTCTGGCTGAGTTTCCCAAAGGACTCAGGATGATTCGGAACTATGACACCAGTCTGCCAGATGTATTGGGGGATCGTGAACAGTTGATACAGGCGGTTCTGAACATCGTGCATAACGCTGCCCAAGCGCTTTCTGAAGAAATTCAAAAAGGTGTTTCGCAAATTGAATTAAAGACGCGTGTGGCTCGTTCGGTGACGATTGCAAAACATCGCTATAAGTTAGCGATGGATCTACATGTGATTGATAACGGGCCTGGTATTCCGGAAGACATGATTGAACGCATCTTTTTCCCCTTGGCTTCGGGAAGAGAGAGCGRTAGTGGGCTTTGGCTGACATTAGCTCAAACCTTTGTGCAGCAACACCAGGGGTTTATTGCCTGTGATAGTCGTCCTGGACGGACTGATTTTTATATTCAAATTCCATACCGTAGGCAGGAGAAAGCATTATGAAGCCAATCTGGATCGTAGATGATGATCAATCCATTCGCTGGGTTTTGGAAAAAGCTTTAGCACGCGAGAATATTCCGCATAAAAGCTTTTCAACCCCCAATGACGTTCTGAATGCCTTGGAAAAAGAAGCTCCACAGGTATTCATTTCGGATATCCGCATGCCACGCGGCAATGGTTTGGATCTTTTGCAGCACGTAAAGGATAGTCATCCCCCAATTCGCCAGTCATTATCATGACAGCTTATTCGAATTTGGATTCAGCGGTTTCCTCGTTTCAATGGGGCGCATTTGAATACCTTACTAAACCATTTGATGTGGAGAAAGCTGTCGAACTAATCCATCGAGCGGTTGAACAGGGCATTCGGAATGAATCTGGCGCTAAAGAATTAACAGCTTGGCGACAAGACGCCACCGAAATCATTTGTCAAGCCCCAGCCATGCAAGAAATCTTCCGTGCTGTTGGCCGCCGATGCGATAAAAATGTCCGCCTGACAGCACCCTCAATAAACGGGTTTGCAAATCCAACGGGAGATCGCCAACCTCACCCAAAAATAGCGTGCCGCCATCAGCCTGCTCAAAGCGGCCTCGACGCAAGGTTTGAGCCCCTGGAAAGACGCCTCGTTCGTGACCAAAAAGCTCGAACTCCAATAAAGCTTTCGGCACAGCGGAAGTACTCAAAGAAATAAATGGTCCTTTAGCGCAAGGGCTATGCTTATGGAGAGCATGAGCCACCAATTCTTTACCGGTACCGGACTCTCCAGTAATTAATACAGTTGCATTTGAGTGGGCTAAGCGGCCAACATCCCATTAAGGAAAATGTACGCATCATTGCTTCAACCCATCAAAATCTCGATGCGCGAGTAGCGGCGGGTTTATTTCGTGAGAATCTGTTGCATCGTCTCAATGTTATTCGTTTGCGTATGCCTTCTTTGCGTGAGTGCAGTGAAGATGTTCCGATGCTCGCTAGACATTTCATGCTTAGCTGCGCCAAGTTTTTAGGTGTTGAGCCCAAGAAATTATCTGATGAAATTTTAAAACAGATCAGCGCAATGCCATTTCCTGGTAATGTGCGTCAGCTGGAAAACTTATGTCACTGGTTAACGGTGATGACACTCGCTAACGTGATTGGCGTTAGCGATCTACCCGCAGATATCGTCGCGGAAGCTAGTGAGCAACCCGTGATTTTGCATGGCGAATCTTCCCCCAGCAATCCCACTGCTAAAGTATCTTCGGGCGACTGGGAGAGTGGTGTGGCCCGTCTTGCGGTCAAGATGCTGCAGGATGGTGACAAAGAAGTGTTTGATACATTAACCGCGCGATTCGATAAGGCGGTATTGCAAGCGGCCTTGGAGGTGACTCGCGGCCGTCCGGTTAATGCGGCTCAGAGTCTAGGTATTTGGCGAAATACAATCACGCGTAAATTACAGGGACTGGAAATTGATGACTGATTTAGTGCGAATAGCTGCGTGGAATGTGAACTCACTAAAGGTTCGCCTCCCACAAGTGCTGCGCTGGCTCCAGGATCAAGAAAAAAAGCGTCAGCCGATTGATGCGCTCTGCTTGCAAGAGCTTAAGCTAACGGATGATAAATATCCACATAAGGCACTAGAAGAGGCTGGTTATCTCAGTCTTGCCGCAGGGCAAAAAACCTATAACGGTGTTGCGATCATTCTGCGTAAGGCTGCTTTAGCGCCGCTTGCCTCTGATGTAGATACCGCCTTTCTAAAGCCCGTCAGAAATATTCCCAACCACGAAGATGAGCGGCAGCGTATTCTTGCGGCGACGGTCTGTTTTGCGGGTACTCAGCCAATGAGGCTTGTTTCAGCATACTTTCCAAATGGACAAGCTCCCGATAGTGACAAGTTTGCATATAAGCTGAATTGGTTAAGTGGCTTGCGTACTTGGTTGGGTGAAGAGCTACAACTAAACCAACGTTTAGCGCTTCTTGGCGACTTCAATATCGCTCCAGCAGATGAAGATGTTCATGATCCCAAGGCGTGGGAAGGGCAGAACTTAGTGTCCCCGCCTGAGCGCGATGCTTTTCGGGAGTTAATTAAGCTTGGGCTCAATGATTCATTTCGGATGTTTGAGCAAGCTCCCAAAACATTTAGTTGGTGGGACTATCGCATGATGGGCTTTAGAAGAAATGCTGGGATGCGTATCGATCACATCTTGTTAAGCAAAGACTTAAGAGAAAAATGCACCGCTAGCACAGTGGATAAAGAGCCGAGAACGTGGGAGCAGCCTTCTGACCATGCTCCCGTGATAGCGACAATTAAAAAAACCTAAGAAAAAGCCAGGCGGCTCTTAAGTTAGTCCGCCATGCCTTAATAGGGCATCAATGCTGGGTTCTCTACCCCTAAAGGCCTTGAATGATTCGGCGGCCGGACGACTTCCGCCCACTTCCAAAATTTCCGTGCAATAGCGTGTGCCGGTTTCTTCATCGAGCACGCTTCCAGTCAGTTTCGCAGCCTCTTCAAAAGCAGAGTAAACATCAGCGGATAACACTTCCGCCCACTTGTAGCTGTAATAGCCTGCCGCATAGCCGCCTGCAAAAATATGGCTAAAGGTGTTGATCCAACGGGAGATTGCTGGCTGTGGAATGACGTTAAATTGATCGGCAATGACTCTCGATTCCTCCAGAACTGCCTGGCCCTTGGCATTCTTCGCATCAAAACTAGCATGCAGCCGCCAGTCGGTTAATGACATGACTATTTGGCGCAAGGTCATATAACCATTCTGGAAATTTTTAGCGGCTAAGATTTTTTCAAAGAGTTCTCGTGGCAGCGGTTTACCTGTTTCCGCATGCGCTGTCATTTTTTCGAGCACCTCCCATTCCCAGCAGAAGTTTTCCATAAACTGGCTAGGTAATTCAACTGCATCCCACTCAACACCATTGATGCCGGAAACTCCCAGCGCGCTGACTTGGGTTAATAAGTGATGCAATCCATGACCGCTCTCATGGAATAGGGTGATGACATCATTGTGGGTAATGGTTGGTTGACGCAAGACGCCGTCTACCTTCACTGGCGGGGCAAAATTACAAACGAGGTGCGCCACAGGAATTTGAATCTCTCCATTTGGCAATACTCTGCGACCACGCGCATCATCCATCCAGGCGCCACCGCGCTTACCAGGGCGAGCGTAGGGATCCAAGTAGAAATACGCCACGAGATCGCCTTTGGCATTCTTTACGGAAAATGATTGCACGTCCGCATGCCAGGTTGGCAAATTGGCAGATTCAATCTTCACCCCAAATAAGGTCTGAATGACTTGAAAGAGTCCATCTAACACCTTGGGCAAAGAAAAATATTGTTTTAATTCATTTTCGGAGAACGAGTAGCGCTCTTGTTTTAATCGTTCCGATGCAAATGCGATATCCCAAGGCTCCAATCCATCGACGATTGCAAGTTTAATGTTGGCAAATTCTGAAAGTTCTTGCCAATCTTTCATGGCAAATGGTTTCGCTGTCTTGGCGAAATTCGTGAGGAAGGAATCAACTTCTGCAACACTGCTAGCCATTTTGAGTGCCAGGCTAAGGGCGGCATAATTTTTATACCCCAGCATGCGCGCTTCTTCATCACGAAGTCGTAATTGATCGAGCATATTTTGTGTGTTATCCCAATCTAATTTACCTTTGCCGTACTGTGGCGCCAGTTCAGAAGCACGAGTGACATAAGCCTCATACATTAGACGCCGTAGCGCGCGATTTTCCGCATACTGCATAATGGGGTAATAAGAGGGGAAGTGCAAAGTGAAAGCCCAGCCCTGCAATGCTTTCTGCTGAGCGGTACCTGCCGCTGCGGCAATGGCATCCTCTGGTAATCCCGCCAGCTCAACTAGGTCAGTCACAAGATGAACGAAGCCATCGGTTGCATCTAATACGTGATCTGAAAATGCTTTGCCTAGGGTTGCTTGCTCATCTTGGATTTGTGCAAAGCGTGGTTTGTCTTCATCGTTCAATTCTGCGCCGCCCAAACGAAAATCTCGCAAAGAGTTTTCAATCACTTTTTTCTGCGCTGCGCTGAGCTTTCCAAAGTCTGGGGTTTTACTTAGGTCTTTAAATTTCTGGTAGAGCTCTAAATTTTGACCAAGACTAGAAAAGAAGGCGGTGACTTTAGGTAGCATCTCTCCGTAAGCGGCACGTAACTCAGGTGTGTCGACAACACTATTGAGGTGTGAGATCACACCCCAGGATCTGCCTAAAGCCTCAGTGGCATCTTCCAGAGGTTCGGCCAGCGTATCCCAGGTTGGTTCTGTATTGGGATTCACTGCGACATCAACCGCATCTTGCGCTTGCCTTAATAAATACTCGATCGCCGGGGCAATATGCTCTGGCTTAACTTCAGAGTATGTAGCAACCCCCCGCCAAAAGGTGAGCAGGGGATTATGTTTTAAGTTTGAAGGATGGGTGGAGCCGTGAGATGCGCTTGAGGATGCAATCATCCCTCTAGCTTAATGGACTAGCAGCAATTTTGCCAAATCCCCAGTCAATTCCCCAGTCAATTTCTCAGTGCGCGTATTGGTTAATGCTTTACTGCCTTTTCAGCGGCCTCTAATGTATTCATCAGCAGCATAGTGATAGTCATAGGGCCGACACCGCCGGGAACCGGGGTAATCCAGCCCGCTACGTACTTGGCAGTATCAAAATCGACATCGCCACAAAGTTTGCCATCAGGAAGTCGATTAATGCCAACATCAATCACTACGGCACCATTTTTTACCATGTCACCAGAGATCATCTTTGGTTTACCAGTGGCCACTACAAGGATATCGGCATCTTTAGTGTGGTGCGCTAGATCGCGAGTCTTGCTATTGCAGATGGTGATAGTCGCGCCGGCTTGCAATAGAAGCATGGCCATTGGCTTGCCCACAATATTAGAGGCGCCAACAATAACCGCGCGAGCGCAGCGAATAGGGTAGTCAATGCTTTCTAGAATCTTCATGCAGCCATAGGGTGTGCATGGTTTGAATTCTGGTTGACCAACCATCAGAGCACCGGCATTCGCAACGTGAAAACCATCTACATCTTTTTTTGGCGTAATCGCTTCTAGTACACGCTCGGAAGCGATATGTTCTGGCAAAGGGAGTTGCACTAAGATGCCATGAATCGCAGGATCCGCATTGAGGGTGGCGATACGAGCAATCAGTTCGTCTTCACCTAGCTCAGCGGAGTAGCGCTCTAAAACAGAATGAAAGCCCACATCTTCACAGGCCTTCACTTTATTGCGAACATATACCTGGCTAGCAGGATTATCTCCAACTACGATGACGGCTAAGCCTGGCCTCGTGCCTGTGGCAGTCACAATTGCGCCACGAGCCGCAATTTCTGTGCGAAGTTTTTTAGAAAGGGCGTTGCCGTCCAATAATTGCGCTGGCATCTAAACACTCCAGTGATTAATTAGGCTGAGGATCGGAGAAAGCGAAGCGGGGTAGGTCTGCAACGGTATTGACATTGAGCTTTTCCATGATGTTCGCGCGGTGCGCTTCAACCGTTTTAATGGAAATACCAAGATCATCGGCAATTTGTTTGTTCAAGCGACCGGCACGCTGTGCTCAAGAACTTGACGCTCACGACCTGTGAGTTTGCTCAGCAAGCCTTGAGTAATTTGTCGTTGACTTGCTTGTGAATAATCAATGCGCGCTTTAGCTAGCATGCGATCCACTAATCCGCGGAGATCATTTTCTTTGAAAGGTTTTTCAATGAAGTGCACCGCGCCACGTTTCATAGTGGATACAGCCATAGACACATCGCCATGACCGGTAATGAAAGCAACTGGCATTGGTAACTTTTCGGCAGTTAAGCGCTCTTGCAATTCAAGGCCTGACATGCCGGGCATACGAACATCCAAGATGGCGCAAGAGATGGTGGACTTATCAGTGCTTTGCAAAGATTGCAAGAAACGTTCCGCACTTGCATGGCAGCGCACAACATAGCCATTGCTCTCTAAAAGCCAGGTAAGTGCATCTCTCACCGCTTCATCATCGTCAACTACATAGACAACTTCAGCTTGGTTCGGTTTTGCAGTAGCACTTAAGTTCATATCAGTTCTCGCGAGGTAAACCTAAAAATTCGATGTTAAGTATTGGCCTTGGTTTCAGTGGATTCTAAGGGTAGAAGTATTGTAAAGGTGCAGCCAGCCAGCTTGGTCTGTTCTGCGTCGGTCACATTGGTGGCCCAGAGTCTGCCATGATGGGAT
Coding sequences within:
- the glnA gene encoding type I glutamate--ammonia ligase, coding for MTKAVADVMKLVKEKECTFVDFRFVDTKGKEQHTTVPISAFDEDKFESGHAFDGSSIAGWKGIEASDMLLKPDPTAAYIDPFYEEPTLVLTCDVIEPADGKGYDRDPRSIAKRAEAYLKSTGLGDTAYFGPEPEFFIFDGVRWGADMQGCFVKIESEEAPWSSAAEIDGGNTGHRPGKKGGYFPVAPVDTFQDMRSEMCLILESLGIPVEVHHHEVAGQGQNELGTKFSTLVERADWTIWQKYVIQNVAHAYGKTATFMPKPVVGDNGSGMHVHQSIWKNGENLFAGNGYAGLSEFALFYIGGIIKHAKALNAITNPGTNSYKRLVPGFEAPVKLAYSARNRSASIRIPHVSNPKGRRIETRFPDPLANPYLCFAALMMAGLDGVQNKIHPGEAADKNLYDLPPEEDAKIPTVCASLEEALEELKKDHEFLTRGGVFIESMIDAYINLKMEDVTRFRMTTHPIEFDMYYSL
- a CDS encoding PAS domain-containing protein gives rise to the protein MSACLLRNSFKGAASAAPLFSTLRDQMPNAIVVFEAETQQLVYVNPAAESALDLSRKSLEGQAVHNLFGDNLALVGMISEVKQNHFLAQRQEMVLLHYMAVFIKIPFLRM
- the glnL gene encoding nitrogen regulation protein NR(II) — its product is MAALEDTTLIMMAWFPIDQQLRSERDERVTQQVEANKQLMRNLAHEIKNPLGGIRGAAQLLEFELPEKGLRAYTQVIIQESDRLQILVDRILTPHRKAHVMESFNVHEALERVRSLVLAEFPKGLRMIRNYDTSLPDVLGDREQLIQAVLNIVHNAAQALSEEIQKGVSQIELKTRVARSVTIAKHRYKLAMDLHVIDNGPGIPEDMIERIFFPLASGRESXSGLWLTLAQTFVQQHQGFIACDSRPGRTDFYIQIPYRRQEKAL
- a CDS encoding response regulator yields the protein MKPIWIVDDDQSIRWVLEKALARENIPHKSFSTPNDVLNALEKEAPQVFISDIRMPRGNGLDLLQHVKDSHPPIRQSLS
- a CDS encoding helix-turn-helix domain-containing protein codes for the protein MSGLSGQHPIKENVRIIASTHQNLDARVAAGLFRENLLHRLNVIRLRMPSLRECSEDVPMLARHFMLSCAKFLGVEPKKLSDEILKQISAMPFPGNVRQLENLCHWLTVMTLANVIGVSDLPADIVAEASEQPVILHGESSPSNPTAKVSSGDWESGVARLAVKMLQDGDKEVFDTLTARFDKAVLQAALEVTRGRPVNAAQSLGIWRNTITRKLQGLEIDD
- the xth gene encoding exodeoxyribonuclease III, producing MTDLVRIAAWNVNSLKVRLPQVLRWLQDQEKKRQPIDALCLQELKLTDDKYPHKALEEAGYLSLAAGQKTYNGVAIILRKAALAPLASDVDTAFLKPVRNIPNHEDERQRILAATVCFAGTQPMRLVSAYFPNGQAPDSDKFAYKLNWLSGLRTWLGEELQLNQRLALLGDFNIAPADEDVHDPKAWEGQNLVSPPERDAFRELIKLGLNDSFRMFEQAPKTFSWWDYRMMGFRRNAGMRIDHILLSKDLREKCTASTVDKEPRTWEQPSDHAPVIATIKKT
- a CDS encoding M3 family metallopeptidase — protein: MIASSSASHGSTHPSNLKHNPLLTFWRGVATYSEVKPEHIAPAIEYLLRQAQDAVDVAVNPNTEPTWDTLAEPLEDATEALGRSWGVISHLNSVVDTPELRAAYGEMLPKVTAFFSSLGQNLELYQKFKDLSKTPDFGKLSAAQKKVIENSLRDFRLGGAELNDEDKPRFAQIQDEQATLGKAFSDHVLDATDGFVHLVTDLVELAGLPEDAIAAAAGTAQQKALQGWAFTLHFPSYYPIMQYAENRALRRLMYEAYVTRASELAPQYGKGKLDWDNTQNMLDQLRLRDEEARMLGYKNYAALSLALKMASSVAEVDSFLTNFAKTAKPFAMKDWQELSEFANIKLAIVDGLEPWDIAFASERLKQERYSFSENELKQYFSLPKVLDGLFQVIQTLFGVKIESANLPTWHADVQSFSVKNAKGDLVAYFYLDPYARPGKRGGAWMDDARGRRVLPNGEIQIPVAHLVCNFAPPVKVDGVLRQPTITHNDVITLFHESGHGLHHLLTQVSALGVSGINGVEWDAVELPSQFMENFCWEWEVLEKMTAHAETGKPLPRELFEKILAAKNFQNGYMTLRQIVMSLTDWRLHASFDAKNAKGQAVLEESRVIADQFNVIPQPAISRWINTFSHIFAGGYAAGYYSYKWAEVLSADVYSAFEEAAKLTGSVLDEETGTRYCTEILEVGGSRPAAESFKAFRGREPSIDALLRHGGLT
- the folD gene encoding bifunctional methylenetetrahydrofolate dehydrogenase/methenyltetrahydrofolate cyclohydrolase FolD; translated protein: MPAQLLDGNALSKKLRTEIAARGAIVTATGTRPGLAVIVVGDNPASQVYVRNKVKACEDVGFHSVLERYSAELGEDELIARIATLNADPAIHGILVQLPLPEHIASERVLEAITPKKDVDGFHVANAGALMVGQPEFKPCTPYGCMKILESIDYPIRCARAVIVGASNIVGKPMAMLLLQAGATITICNSKTRDLAHHTKDADILVVATGKPKMISGDMVKNGAVVIDVGINRLPDGKLCGDVDFDTAKYVAGWITPVPGGVGPMTITMLLMNTLEAAEKAVKH